The Niabella beijingensis genomic interval GAATAAATGGAGGCGGAGCCATGTATCCAATGATACTTGGAGTACAGCAATTATTACCAAAAGGCAAAATCGGCTCTTTTACAGGAAGAAGTAATGAGACCTGGTATTTAAAAGAAAATAATTTCCTGTTAGACAGCGCTATACTGGCAAGTATTACTCCTAAATGCAGCAACGCAAAAGTAGCACTGCCCGTTGCTGTTCTGATTAACGGCGCTACCGGCAGCTCCGGAGAATTTTTTGCCATCGCCCTCAAAGTCATTAAAAACAGGATATTTATTGGGGAGCCCACCGCCGGTTATGCCACCGGTAATATTGGTCTGCAGATCAACAAAGAAGCATCCTTACTTATTGCCAGCAGTTACGGTCGTGATGCAAATGAAACAATTTATAAAGGTATTATACAGCCGGACATATCGATCATAAGCCCTGACAGTTTTAATGACCTTAAAAAAGATGAAAAAGTAAAAGCGGCGATTAAATGGATCAAAAACCAAATGAATTAGTTATTGTATATGCCTCCTCCCTCCTATAAAAACAGCGACATTTGTTAAGGTTATCGCGTACATAACCACTAAAAAGCCCTATTTTTAAAGAGAATGAGCGCAGCACAGGAATACCCCAAGGTTTATTTGTACCGCAGGATCGTACAGGCAAAGTTGTTTATTGATGTCAATTATGCCGATAAGATCGATCTGGATAATATTTCCGACGAAGCTTATTTTTCAAAATTCCATTTTATACGCCTTTTTAAAACGGTATATGGGAAAACACCGCATCAGTATTTAAAAGCTACACGTATTGAAAAAGCCAAACAACTGCTGCGTGAGGGCAAACCCGTATCGGATGCCTGTTTCCTGGTTGGTTTCGACAGCCTGAGCTCTTTCAGCGGTCTTTTTAAACGGATGGTGGGGCAATCAGCGTCTGCCTACGCCGCACATTACCAACAGAACAAGGAGCAAAAAGCCAAAACACCGCTGGCTTTTATACCCGGCTGTTATGCCTACCAGCATGGCTGGACGGAAAATAGCAATTTTGAAGAAACAGACCAGTAACGGGGGGGCTAATTTTACTTTCGTTATTAACCACTAAAACGAAAGATATGATTACAAAAATGACCGTTACCAACATCCATGTTCTGGACCAGGACAGTGCCTATGATTTTTATATAAACAAACTGGGCTTTACCCTGGTGGACGATATTCCCATGGGGCCGGACACGAGATGGCTTACCGTATCACCTCCCGAGCAACCAGACCTGCAACTGGTACTCTTCCCCGTAAAAGTGAGCAAAATGTTTCCGAAGGAAACCGCAGATGCATTGATCAAACTGATTAAACAGGGGATCTTTGGCTGCGGGGTGCTTACCTGCAACGATATCTTTGCCACCTATGAAGAACTGAAGGCCAAGGGCGTGGAATTTATAAAACCACCTACCAAGGAGTTCTACGGCACGGAAGCCCTTTTTAAAGACGACTCCGGCAATTACTTTTCGCTTCAGCCACTGAACAATTTTGACCAGCAGCCGTAACAGGTAACGGCTTCCGGGTTCCTTCGATAAAATCGATAAACCTTTATTAACAGTAAAAACCACTACAATGAAAACCTTATTTGATAAAACAGTAAGAGACGAATTATTAAACCGCATCCAATCACTGGAAGCGGACAGCAAAGCCCGGTGGGGCAAAATGGATGTAGTGCAAATGGCAAGGCATTGCAATAAGTGGAACAGCTGGGTTTTAGGAAAAGGCGGCTACAATAACCATGTTTATAAGCAGGATCTCCTGGGTAAGATCTTTGGCAAGATGGCGTTGCGCAGCAATACCAAAAACGACAAACCGATGGGCAGGAACATGCCCGCAGGTGCACTTGTGATAAAAGACAGGGATGGTAACCTGGAAACAGAAAAAGCACAC includes:
- a CDS encoding helix-turn-helix domain-containing protein; translated protein: MSAAQEYPKVYLYRRIVQAKLFIDVNYADKIDLDNISDEAYFSKFHFIRLFKTVYGKTPHQYLKATRIEKAKQLLREGKPVSDACFLVGFDSLSSFSGLFKRMVGQSASAYAAHYQQNKEQKAKTPLAFIPGCYAYQHGWTENSNFEETDQ
- a CDS encoding VOC family protein: MITKMTVTNIHVLDQDSAYDFYINKLGFTLVDDIPMGPDTRWLTVSPPEQPDLQLVLFPVKVSKMFPKETADALIKLIKQGIFGCGVLTCNDIFATYEELKAKGVEFIKPPTKEFYGTEALFKDDSGNYFSLQPLNNFDQQP
- a CDS encoding DUF1569 domain-containing protein produces the protein MKTLFDKTVRDELLNRIQSLEADSKARWGKMDVVQMARHCNKWNSWVLGKGGYNNHVYKQDLLGKIFGKMALRSNTKNDKPMGRNMPAGALVIKDRDGNLETEKAHWIQLIGDYATYSNDRFIHDFFGKMTREQIGIFAYKHLDHHLRQFGA